A DNA window from Chelativorans sp. AA-79 contains the following coding sequences:
- a CDS encoding multiubiquitin domain-containing protein, with protein MAGKPGKTVTITVNQDDHEVPKEKISYDEVVALYLSDGGAGSTEYLIKYSRGHSNNVSGTLAPGNEVMVKDGMRFRVSGTGES; from the coding sequence ATGGCCGGAAAGCCTGGGAAAACTGTCACCATCACGGTCAATCAAGACGACCATGAGGTGCCCAAGGAGAAGATCTCGTACGACGAGGTCGTCGCCCTCTACCTATCCGACGGCGGGGCGGGATCAACCGAATATTTGATCAAGTATTCTCGTGGTCATTCCAACAATGTGAGCGGGACGCTTGCGCCCGGTAACGAGGTGATGGTGAAAGATGGAATGCGGTTCAGAGTTTCGGGCACTGGCGAATCGTAA